Proteins from a genomic interval of Saccopteryx leptura isolate mSacLep1 chromosome 13, mSacLep1_pri_phased_curated, whole genome shotgun sequence:
- the OGA gene encoding protein O-GlcNAcase: MVQKESQAALEERENELNANPATSAGATLEPPTTPAPGEDNPTGAGGAAVSGAAGGARRFLCGVVEGFYGRPWVMEQRKELFRRLQKWELNTYLYAPKDDYKHRMFWREMYSVEEAEQLMTLISAAREYEIEFIYAISPGLDITFSNPKEVSTLKRKLDQVSQFGCRSFALLFDDIDHNMCAADKEVFSSFAHAQVSITNEIYQYLGEPETFLFCPTEYCGTFCYPNVSQSPYLRTVGEKLLPGIEVLWTGPKVVSKEIPVESIEEVSKIIKRAPVIWDNIHANDYDQKRLFLGPYKGRSTELIPRLKGVLTNPNCEFEANYVAIHTLATWYKSNMNGVRKDVVMTDSEDSTVSIQIKLENEGSDEDIETDVLYSPQMALKLALTEWLQEFAVPLQYTSRQVAHSGAKTNVVDGTPLVAAPSLNATTVVTTVYQEPIMSQGAALSGEPTALTKEEEKKQLDEEPMDMVVEKQEETDHKNDNQILTEIVEAKMTEELKPMDTDKESITESKSPEMSMQEDCISDVAPMQTDEQTNKEQFMPGPNEKPLYSVEPVTLEDLQLLADLFYLPYEHGPKGAQMLREFQWLRANSSVVSVNCKGKDSEKIEEWRSRAAKFEEMCGLVMGMFTRLSNCANRTILYDMYSYVWDIKSIMSMVKSFVQWLGCRSHSSAQFLIGDQEPWAFRGGLAGEFQRLLPIDGANDLFFQPPPLTPTSKVYTIRPYFPKDEASVYKICREMYDDGVGLPFQSQPDLIGDKLVGGLLSLSLDYCFVLEDEDGICGYALGTVDVTPFIKKCKISWIPFMQEKYTKPNGDKELSEAEKIMLSFHEEQEVLPETFLANFPSLIKMDIHKKVTDPSVAKSMMACLLSSLKANGSRGAFCEVRPDDKRILEFYSKLGCFEIAKMEGFPKDVVILGRSL, encoded by the exons ATGGTTCAGAAGGAGAGCCAGGCGGCGCTGGAGGAGCGGGAGAACGAGCTCAACGCCAACCCTGCCACCTCCGCGGGGGCAACGTTGGAGCCACCGACGACTCCTGCTCCCGGAGAAGACAACCCCACCGGGGCTGGGGGAGCAGCGGTGTCCGGGGCGGCAGGAGGGGCTCGGAGGTTCCTGTGCGGCGTCGTGGAAG GATTTTATGGACGACCTTGGGTTATGGAACAGAGAAAAGAACTCTTTAgaag gCTCCAGAAATGGGAATTAAATACATACTTGTATGCCCCAAAAGATGACTACAAACATAGGATGTTTTGGCGAGAGATGTATTCAGTGGAGGAAGCTg AACAACTTATGACTCTCATCTCTGCTGCCCGGGAATATGAGATAGAGTTCATCTATGCTATCTCACCTGGATTGGATATTACCTTTTCTAATCCCAAAGAAGTTTCTACACTGAAACGCAAACTGGACCAG gTTTCTCAGTTTGGGTGCCGGTCATTTGCCTTGCTTTTTGATGATATTGATCATAATATGTGTGCGGCAGACAAAGAggtattcagttcttttgctcatgCCCAGGTCTCCATCACAAATGAAATTTATCAGTACCTAGGAGAGCCAGAAACTTTCCTCTTCTGTCCCACAG AATATTGTGGCACTTTCTGTTATCCAAATGTGTCTCAGTCTCCTTATTTAAGGACTGTGGGTGAGAAGCTTCTACCTGGAATTGAGGTGCTTTGGACAG GTCCCAAAGTTGTTTCTAAAGAAATTCCAGTAGAGTCCATTGAAGAGGTTTCTAAGATTATTAAGAGAGCTCCAGTAATCTGGGACAACATTCATGCTAATGATTATGATCAGAAGAGATTGTTTCTAGGCCCATACAAAGGAAGATCCACAGAACTCATCCCACGGTTAAAAGGAGTCCTGACTAATCCAAATTGCGAATTTGAAGCCAACTATGTTGCTATCCACACCCTTGCCACCTGGTATAAATCAAACATGAATGGAGTGAGAAAAGATGTAGTGATGA ctgacAGTGAAGACAGTACTGTATCAATCCAGATAAAGTTAGAAAATGAAGGCAGTGATGAAGATATTGAAACTGATGTACTTTATAGTCCACAGATGGCTCTGAAGTTAGCTTTAACAGAATGGTTGCAGGAGTTTGCCGTACCTCTTCAATATACCA GTAGGCAAGTTGCACACAGTGGAGCTAAGACAAATGTAGTTGATGGGACTCCCCTAGTTGCAGCACCCTCTTTAAATGCCACAACTGTAGTCACAACGGTTTACCAGGAGCCCATTATGAGCCAGGGAGCAGCCTTGAGTGGTGAGCCTACAGCTTTgaccaaggaagaagaaaagaaacagctagatgaggaacCCATGGACATGGTAGTAGAAAAGCAAGAAGAAACAGACCACAAGAATGACAATCAAATACTCACTGAAATTGTAGAAGCTAAAATGACAGAGGAATTGAAACCGATGGACACTGATAAAGAGAGCATAACTGAATCAAAATCCCCAGAGATGTCTATGCAAGAAGATTGCATCAGTGATGTTGCCCCCATGCAGACTGATGAACAGACAAATAAGGAGCAATTTATGCCAGGTCCAAATGAAAAGCCTTTGTACTCCGTGGAGCCAGTGACTCTGGAGGATTTGCAGTTACTTGCTGATCTATTCTACCTGCCTTATGAGCATGGACCCAAAGGAGCGCAGATGTTACGGGAGTTCCAGTGGCTTCGAGCAAATAGCAGTGTTGTCAGTGTCAATTGCAAAGGAAAAGACTCTGAAAAA ATTGAAGAATGGCGGTCACGAGCAGCCAAGTTTGAAGAGATGTGTGGACTAGTGATGGGAATGTTCACTCGGCTTTCCAATTGTGCCAACAGGACAATCCTTTATGACATGTACTCCTATGTTTGGGATATCAAGAGTATAATGTCTATGGTGAAGTCTTTTGTACAGTGGTTAG GGTGTCGTAGTCATTCTTCAGCACAGTTCTTAATTGGAGACCAAGAACCCTGGGCCTTTAGAGGTGGTCTAGCAGGAGAGTTCCAG cGTTTGCTGCCAATTGATGGGGCAAATGATCTCTTTTTTCAACCACCCCCACTGACTCCTACCTCCAAAGTTTATACTATCAGACCATATTTTCCTAAAGATGAG GCTTCCGTGTACAAGATTTGCAGAGAGATGTATGACGATGGAGTgggtttaccttttcaaagtcaGCCTGACCTTATTGGAGACAA GTTAGTAGGAGGGCTGCTTTCCCTCAGCCTGGATTATTGCTTTGTCCTAGAAGATGAAGATGGCATATGTGGTTATGCCCTGGGCACTGTAGATGTGACCCccttcattaaaaaatgtaaaatttcctgGATTCCCTTCATGCAGGAGAAGTATACCAAGCCAAATGGTGACAAAGAACTCTCTGAGGCAGAG aaaataatgttgAGTTTCCATGAAGAGCAGGAAGTGTTGCCAGAAACATTCCTTGCCAACTTCCCTTCTTTGATAAAAATGGATATTCACAAAAAAGTAACTGACCCAAGTGTAGCCAAAAGCATGATGGCTTGCCTCCTGTCTTCACTGAAAGCTAATG gctccaGGGGTGCTTTCTGTGAAGTGAGACCAGATGATAAAAGAATTCTGGAATTTTACAGCAAGTTAGGCTGTTTTGAAATTGCAAAGATGGAAGGATTTCCAAAGGATGTGGTTATACTTGGTCGGAGCCTGTGA
- the NPM3 gene encoding nucleoplasmin-3, with amino-acid sequence MAASAAAALAFLSQETRVRAGRVGGVRAPAPVTMDSFFFGCELSGHTRSFTFKVEEEDDAEHVLALTMLCLTEGAKDECNVVEVVARNHDQQEIAVPVANLKLSCQPMLSLDDFQLQPPVTFRLKSGSGPVRITGRHQIVTVSNDVSEEKESEEEGSEEEETALCPILPAKKQRGRP; translated from the exons ATGGCCGCTAGCGCCGCCGCCGCTTTAGCGTTTTTGAGTCAGGAGACGAGAGTCCGGGCTGGCAGGGTCGGCGGGGTTCGGGCCCCGGCTCCAGTCACTATGGAcagctttttttttg GCTGTGAGCTTTCCGGTCACACCCGCTCTTTCACCTTCAAGGTGGAGGAAGAAGATGATGCGGAGCACGTGCTGGCCTTGACCATG ctctgcctcACGGAGGGGGCCAAAGATGAATGTAATGTAGTAGAAGTTGTGGCCCGGAATCATGACCAGCAGGAGATTGCAGTCCCTGTGGCCAACCTCAAATTGTCCTGCCAACCCATG CTCAGTTTGGATGACTTCCAGCTCCAGCCTCCTGTAACTTTCCGCCTGAAGTCAGGTTCTGGTCCTGTGCGGATTACTGGGAGGCACCAGATTG TTACTGTAAGCAATGATGTTTCTGAGGAAAAAGAGAGTGAAGAAGAggggagtgaggaggaggaaaCTGCATTGTGCCCCATCCTGCCTGCCAAGAAACAGAGGGGCAGGCCCTAG